A single window of Zea mays cultivar B73 chromosome 10, Zm-B73-REFERENCE-NAM-5.0, whole genome shotgun sequence DNA harbors:
- the LOC103642786 gene encoding sugar transport protein MST1 has product MAGEVLVPVEGGRARDYGGGVTFSVAVTSLMAASCGLIFGYDVGVSGGVTQMDSFLNKFFPEVLRGMKSAKRDAYCKYDNQLLTAFTSSMYIAAMLASLVASSVTRRVGRKAVMLIGGIMFLAGSVINAGAVNVAMLIVGRILLGFGVGFTAQAAPLYLAEISPTRWRGGFTTAYHFFLVAGTLAANVANYVTNRIPDWGWRVSLGLAAVPSAVIVMGALLVSDTPSSLVLRGEPYAARASLQRVRGAGADVEAELKDIICAVEAARRDEEEGAFRRLRAEGYRHYLVMMVAIPAFFDLTGMVVISVFSPVLFRTVGFDSQRAIFGAVIISLVSLCGVALSTLAVDRCGRRFLFLAGGTAMLLFQVAVSWVLADHLGKHQAVTMPKNYAMGVVVLVCLYTFSFSMSWGPLKWVVPSEIYPVEIRSAGQAITLSVALTLSFTQTQVFISMLCAMKYAIFLFYSGWVLAMTLFVAAFLPETKGVPLETMRSVWARHWFWRKFVVLDAAR; this is encoded by the exons GCGGTGTGACGCAAATGGACTCGTTCCTGAACAAGTTCTTCCCTGAGGTGCTCCGGGGGATGAAGAGCGCAAAGCGCGACGCCTACTGCAAATATGACAACCAGCTGCTCACGGCATTCACGTCGTCGATGTACATCGCCGCCATGCTGGCGTCGCTGGTGGCGAGCAGCGTGACGAGGAGGGTGGGCCGCAAGGCCGTCATGCTGATCGGCGGCATCATGTTTCTCGCCGGTTCCGTCATCAACGCCGGGGCCGTCAACGTTGCCATGCTCATCGTCGGCCGGATCCTGCTCGGCTTCGGTGTGGGGTTCACAGCGCAG GCGGCTCCGCTGTATCTGGCCGAGATATCACCCACCAGATGGCGCGGCGGCTTCACCACGGCCTACCATTTCTTCCTCGTCGCCGGCACGCTCGCCGCCAACGTCGCCAACTACGTCACGAACCGGATTCCCGACTGGGGCTGGCGCGTCTCCCTCGGCCTCGCCGCCGTGCCGTCCGCCGTCATCGTCATGGGCGCGCTCCTCGTCTCGGACACGCCCAGCAGCCTCGTGCTGCGCGGCGAGCCGTACGCAGCCCGCGCGTCGCTGCAGCGCGTCCGCGGGGCGGGCGCCGACGTGGAGGCCGAGCTCAAGGACATCATCTGCGCCGTGGAGGCGGCGCGCCGGGACGAGGAGGAGGGCGCGTTCAGGAGGCTGCGCGCCGAGGGGTACCGGCACTACCTGGTGATGATGGTGGCCATCCCCGCGTTCTTCGACCTCACCGGTATGGTCGTGATCTCCGTCTTCTCGCCGGTGCTGTTCCGCACGGTCGGGTTCGACAGCCAGAGGGCCATCTTCGGCGCCGTTATAATTAGCCTCGTCAGCCTGTGCGGCGTGGCGCTGTCCACCCTCGCCGTGGACCGCTGCGGCCGGAGGTTCTTGTTCCTCGCCGGCGGCACCGCCATGTTGCTTTTCCAG GTGGCGGTGTCATGGGTGTTGGCGGATCACCTCGGGAAGCACCAGGCGGTGACGATGCCCAAGAACTACGCGATGGGCGTGGTGGTGCTGGTGTGCCTGTACACGTTCAGCTTCAGCATGTCGTGGGGGCCGCTGAAGTGGGTGGTGCCGAGCGAGATCTACCCCGTGGAGATCAGGTCGGCGGGGCAGGCCATTACCCTATCGGTCGCGCTCACCCTCTCCTTCACGCAGACGCAagtgttcatctccatgctctgcgCCATGAAGTACGCCATATTCCTCTTCTACTCCGGATGGGTCCTGGCCATGACGCTTTTCGTCGCGGCGTTCTTGCCGGAGACGAAAGGCGTGCCGCTGGAGACCATGCGGTCGGTGTGGGCACGGCATTGGTTCTGGAGGAAGTTCGTCGTCTTGGACGCTGCCAGGTAG